The Cryptococcus deuterogattii R265 chromosome 6, complete sequence genomic sequence GTTGTGAGTCAATCTTTTGCAGTAGTGCTATTCATTTGTATTTTGCCGATAGCCGACCGTACCTATAGCCATCTCGAGCAGTATTATGCCCTCTCATCTACACTCAAGGCCAAAGGTGATATCGGGTAGGCCTCTTTTAAGCGCAGAAGATCCGTCCATCTGATATTTGGGACGTATGACATTTAGTCAGTCCTACACTccaaaagaggagaggaattTATTATATAAGGTGTGCCAGTAGGGGCCGTAGTGCTGTAATCAACTCTATATCTGATTTGTATGCCGATCAAAATTGGAAAACGCCtcaggagaaaagagatggtaGAATAATAACATTGTATGTATACAGGTTTTAGTGGTACGTAATATCAGATCTCTTCTGTTATATTGCAAGATCTCACTCATGAAAGTTTCTTCGTTCGGGGGTTGAAAAATTTACTGGCGATCCTGATGTTTTTTCTTAGTAGTTAGGACATGATATTTCGCACAAATATTTCTGCTGGACGAGTAAGGTTGTGGGAGTATGTGTGTGAAATGTGTAATAGTGAAGAGGTAAAAAGTAGAAAAGGTAAGGTAGAAAGTGTTTTGGAGGACGCCCTTTCGTTATTCCCATCCACTTTTAATAATAAGGTGAGATCTGAATGGCCTTCTAATACGTATTAGTAATTAGATTGTTGTCGGCCTTCATTGGTCGCCGGTCTCCGgtcttccattctcccttcccttcccgCTCTCTCACATTCTGACATATTGCCAGTCAGTTTGCGACAGGGATAACATGCAACATGCACTTATTCACCCTATGACAAAGAGTAACCTGACCATCGTTTGATGCAACTGGTCACGTACTCCGGAGTCTGATCAGTGTTAGAGGCTCTTATCGTAACCGCTCCAAGAAAACTGGACCGAACGCATCAGTCCCATCAATCCACCTTTGACAACTGCGCATGGTACACATCGAAATCTACAGTAATATCAGTAGTAGTATCAGTAACAAGTGATACTGAAACCGTCCTTCGACACAGAGCGTAGGAGTATGCGATTTCTCGCTGTGCGTCCAGTTCCAAGTGTACATTACTAGTAATTTACAAATATGACCGCGATGTCAACTCATTCACCCACCGGCAACTATCCATCCGCATAGCCAGCTTATGGGGATATTATATAAAATATGTCATAAAAGCGCGCCATCTGCCACTACTCTTACAGATACAGTATCTGGATTTGAATAGCCGGTGCGTCGAAATCGTATGGTGAAACAGGAGGGAGACAGAAATCTGCAGACGCTCTCGGCGATTCGGCATTGGGATAGCAGCATGAGGAAATAATAATCTATCGTTGCCTCTAGGTCGGTGCTCGAGTTTCTATGAGTAGGTTATTGACGGACTAAGCATCGGATTAATTTTATCAGTTCTACTTGTCGTTAACCATTTTTACCGGTCGCGGACAAGACATGCAAGatcaaagaggaaagaaagggtaAAATAAGCGGGTCTGCATTTGATCGGACGCGTCTCCGCTTAACTGATAACCGCCTATCTTTCGGTTTTATCGAACTCCCTCAAGCCCGGCTTGATTTCTAGTCTATTGCATGGAGTTGAATATCCTGGCTACCAAAAGAGGTTGCTTAATGAACATAGTGATGCATTTTAAAATAGAACATGCATGTACTTGTTTACGAGGCAGATGAGGAATGTGAGACGTTGAGGTTTACGTCAGATGTTGGTCTAACCGGCGGCCACCGGCTCCAAAACTGGCCGAAGCCGATAGAAAACTTTGATTAAGGCGCTAATCAAATCAGAGATTAGCTTAATTCCCAACGGTCACGCAACAGCGAGCGAGAGTTTGTTATCTACTACGATCTACTTCTCACCGCTGCACTAGCTTCCATCGCTGCATCCCGGTGTATAAGATCCCCCGGAGGCATTCACATGACTTTCGCTGTCCAGAGTTATCCGTTACCGGCTCATTATCCAGCTATGCATCCAGAGCGAGATGAATGGCAAGTTCACACTTTTTGTCGCATCTTCAAGCTATATAACCGTGACCTCCATCTAGCATGTTCTTGCCTTCCTTAACACAAGCGTCCGCTACAAATACACTCTCACACTTCGCACCTGAACTCTTCGACTTCGCATAGACCCAAACTCCAAACACAACTAACAATATGACCACTCTTCAAGGTGTTTCTATCCCGAAGACCCAGACTGTTGCCGTCGTCCCCTCCGTCGGCACAGCCATCAAAATCGACAATCAGGCCAAAGTCGTTCAAGCTGAAGAGCTCAAGCCGGGACAATGTCTAGTCAAGATCAGCCACACCGGTGTCTGTCACACAGACTTGCACGCCAAGCAGGGTGACTGGCCTGTTCCTCCAATGAACCCTTTAATCGGTGGTCACGAAGGTTAGCTCCTCTTGCCGACCAGTTCTTTCTGGGGCAAATCGCTGACTCGTAATGCAAGGTGTCGGTCACATTGTTGCCATCGGTGCCAACACTGTCAACTCCCCCGTCAAGCTCGGTGACCGAGTCGGTATCAAGTGGCTTGCCAATTCTTGTCTCACTTGTGAGCCTTGCCGACGAGGCTTCGAGATGAGTAAGTAGCTCCCATGTATCCGGATTTACTTAAGAAACTGACCTTTGGTCCAGACTGTGACCACGCAGAGCTCTCTGGCTACACCGTCGATGGTACCTTCGCCGAATACGTAGTCTCTTTCGTCAACCACGTTACCcccatccctccttcccttgaCTCTGCTGGTGCTGCCTCTATTCTTTGTGCTGGTGTCACCTCCTACAAGGCTCTCAAGGTTTCCAATACAAAAGTCGGTGATTGGGTTGCCCTTCCcggtgctggtggtggCCTTGGTCATCTTGCTGTCCAGTATGCCAAGGCTATGGGTCTCAAGGTCGTCGCCATCGACACTGGGGCTGCCAAGGAAAAGCTCGTCAAGTCTCTCGGTGCCGATGCTTGGGTGGACTTCAAGACCACGAAAGACCTCGTTGCGGACGTCAAGGCTGCCACTGGGGGTGAAGGTCCAGCCGCTGCTGTTGTGACTGCTTCCCATAAGGCTGGCTATACTCAGGCTATCGACTACCTCAAGCCTTCCGGTACTTTGGTCGCTGTCGGTCTCCCCAATGCCGAGATGGGTGCCAACATCTTCTGGACTGTCTTTAAGAGCATCCGAATCCAAGGTTCTTACGTTGGTAATAGGCAGGACGCCATCGAAGCCCTCCAGCTTGtcgaggatggaaaggtcAAGGTCATTTTTGAGCAGAAGCCTCTTGCTGACCTTAAGGCGTAAGTCAGATGATTGTCTACGATTTCTAGGGCCGCCTGCTGATTGGCTCTACAGCGTCTACGAGGGTCtcgaagaaggcaagatTGCCGGACGGGTCGTCCTCCAGGTCGCCAACGAGTAAAAtgttctttttgttttcgttTTGGGTTGTAATGGAGTCGCCATGGGGCATGTGTGTAAAAAAACAGTCAGAAGTGAAAAGCATAGTAAGAAGTGAAAAACAAAGCAAAAATTTGTACAAATTAGGGAATGCATGGGATACCGATTTAATTATTGCAGCGGTCAAAATCTCGCTCATATCCGAATTTTTCTTCACTGACGCTGAAGAATTATTTACATGTCCATGTTTCGCAGATTCCCTCATTTACCTCTAATCCTCGTCTGACGACAATTCGATCGGcactgctgctgccttGCCTGCACCAGATCTTGAAAATCTATGTCGCTTAAGTCAGTGGCTTCTTTCGCAAATTTCAAAAAGCAAAACGCT encodes the following:
- a CDS encoding alcohol dehydrogenase propanol-preferring encodes the protein MTTLQGVSIPKTQTVAVVPSVGTAIKIDNQAKVVQAEELKPGQCLVKISHTGVCHTDLHAKQGDWPVPPMNPLIGGHEGVGHIVAIGANTVNSPVKLGDRVGIKWLANSCLTCEPCRRGFEMNCDHAELSGYTVDGTFAEYVVSFVNHVTPIPPSLDSAGAASILCAGVTSYKALKVSNTKVGDWVALPGAGGGLGHLAVQYAKAMGLKVVAIDTGAAKEKLVKSLGADAWVDFKTTKDLVADVKAATGGEGPAAAVVTASHKAGYTQAIDYLKPSGTLVAVGLPNAEMGANIFWTVFKSIRIQGSYVGNRQDAIEALQLVEDGKVKVIFEQKPLADLKAVYEGLEEGKIAGRVVLQVANE